The sequence GGCGTGAGGGAGATGTCGATCGTGGGAGGGAGCGGGGTTTTCCGATTTGCACGTGGATACGCTCAGGCCAAGACTTTCTGGCTTAACACCACCTCCGGCGATGCTATTGTCGAATATAATGTCTACGTTttgcattattaattaaataattctacccCAATGAATTAGAACTCAAATGACATGTTTTTTTGGTACTGAACTAGTGTTTCACGGAATAAGAGAGTTGCGAAtggaaaggagaaaaaaaaaaaagatttgatgtAGAAGATGATTATTTGTAAAAGGTGGTTACAATGGCTACGCTTCCAATAATGTGGCTATAAGTAAGATGTGACTGCTGAACAtgctaattattaataataaaagtgTCAAGTTAATTATTAAGCTAAAGAACCATTGTCCTTTCCAAaattcttaattttaattttctagtTCTTTTTTAGTACTCTTCTGTTTTTACTCTAgtctgaatatttttttttttaatttacaattttggttaatattttaatttggttCTTTCATATATACAAATTAGTGAATGGACATAgattaaaagaagaaaagagaaatattGACTGTTCTAAGTACAATTTTGTTATCCGTAATTTCGTACAACTATTTATCACTTTACATAATTGTTGTATCTCTAATCTAAATTGTATGTATATGTCTATGTCTATATGAGATCCAATCTAACTCAAACacactaataaattaataattgtaCACTTTAACAAATGTTAATAAATCCATGTCTCAAACACacaataacaacaaaatatttTATATCCTTTTAATAAGAGAAGTAATGATTATCGGAAATATTTGGTAATTAaagaaaatcaaccaaaaacagacataacttatcttatttaacatttattaatagttgtgacaattaataaatgctaaataagacaaattctggctgttttttttttgtcttcttaGCATTACCCAATCATCATTATAGTGAGAACGGTAGCAAGAAGAAATTAGAGATAGTACTTTAGAGCTTCTATAAATAGAGCTTCTATAAATAGCTCTCTGTGTATTTGGGTAAACAATACAATTCAATATACCATGATGCTATAGTTGCATTTCATTCTATTATTTTCCAATTCTCTGCCAAACCCTTCCACCTTCAGACTAAATATGAAAAAAACATATCAGTAAACATGTTTATTTTAGCACTTTTGTTACGAAATAATATAAACGTATAAATCAAATGAAGCATATTAAACATTAGATAAGTAttaataaacaaaacaaaatgtgaataatagatataATAATAATTCTATTTCATTTAAAATAAACATGTCACACCATTATACGAGTAAACATGCATGTATATTCAAaactaataattatttaaaaaaaaaaattaaacaccaTACAGGCTACTACTTTTAGTTAATAGTCTAACctttttagtttatatttttaaattttattaaaggaCTAAAAACATTAAATAGCATCACCCTTTAGAAATATTAATCCACATATAttccaataaaaaaattaatccacATAAAAACAAAGTCATGGATGCATGTATGTAACATACATGTGGattttttaattgttaaaaaaaatctcATATAACAATAACTATTGGACTACGCATCTATATAATTTTCCATCCAAAGTTCATCCAAGCTACCTCAACATCAAAAAACTCAATTCCATTAAATGAGCGTGTATTCACGTGCCCAAACTCCCAAAATATTAACATTCATTTGCGCCTTTATTATGAAACAACGTTCCTTCTTCAACCTCAAAATACCACTGGAGAAATttaaatctctctcaaaatctctCAAACATTCATCGTGTTCTCTGCGAAAATTGCTCCTACTCCAAAATCGCATCAAATTTtcgaaaggaaaaagaaaaaacaaacaaaaataagaacAGAAATTTCACAAGGTATGAGAAAAAACTATCGTTATTATGTTCATTTCATTTCTCTTAAAACTCGTGTTTCTCCTAGTTTGATTTAAGGTTTAGtggatttagttatttttttagtaGATCGGCTTATTCTGAATCCATTTTTATTGCGTAATTAGGGAATACAAATAGAAAATGTGTTGTCATTTTTTTTCTGTGATATATTGATCGGTTCATTGATGTtggtcattttgattcacttgaatGTTAGTGTGTTCAGTAGAGTTTTCTTGCatgtagaattttttttttgctgattgaatgtttattaCATTTTATTCAAAATACGAATGGAGTTCGGTTCAATGAAATtggtcattttgattcacttgattgttattaTATTCAATTGAGTTTTTTTagatgcagaaatatttttcttgatgattgaatgtttatcacgttttattcagcacatgaatatTGTTCGATTTAGTGAAGttgctcattttgattcacttgattaaaATGTGCATGCTCATGCTTGTCAGTGTATTAAGTGAATTATTGACTAAATTTTTTTGTACTTACAATAAAAATGAAGAAGACAATGATAACAAAGAAGGAGAAGTCGCGCTATAACGTAAGCATATATGTacacattaaatatatttatcgcCTTTCATTCGAATAAAGTCTATTTTGTaatgaaattacaaaaaataaaaaataaaaaaatggttaATTTCTTATGTAACTGTTATGATTGATGCAGTTTCTTTGCtctcacaactagaaaatggattaatacagacagatttacagacggatttagtctttattacagacggatttttggttaccgacgaaattaccgacggattttgtccctctgtaaaagccccgtcggaaattatttaccgacggatttttttccgtcgaaaaattacagacggatttttaccagttaccgacggattttccctctgtaaatcCTGCATCCATTTTTCGAAGGcgacgaactttccgacggattttccgtctgtaattacagacgaattttccgacggattttccgtctgtaattacagacagatttttcaaactttgaatacagacagaaaatccgtctgtaaatccatcAGCAaggtaattttttttggattttttcattgcaaaatacaccttttttcatacaaaataaatataaatttaataaataaatttttttttatctaatttgtattcgaatatttataatatttcaaaaaataaacaaatttattgtattattaaactaaaagaaaaaagtaATTTACAAGAAAGccaatataattcaaaaaataaacaaagtgtattgatacatcaactataataataaataacaacTATACATCAGCAAAATGTGttaatacatcaactataattcaaaacataaattcATTGTATTGTTCTTATAGCATCATATAAATTTTGAATGCCAAGATCAGCTAAGAAGCCACCAAGGAGGCCAAGAAGGTTGAGAGTTCCCATTAAATTGGTTAATATTGTAGCAGATTTAGCTGATGGAAGATTCAAAATTCCAACCAAGAATGTGACCAAGTTCATAGATATTCCCATAACACATTCTTTCAGCTAGTTCAGTTCCTGCATAGTGAAAAAAAAGTATGCAAATTTAGAGAGTGTGTAAGAGAGAAGTGAATACATGCAATTTAATACTCAGAAAAAGATGTTTCTATAAACAAAGTGCAATATGTAAAGGTGTTATTAACTTTTATAGTGTTCCCAGTCTAACCTGATCAATCCATGGAAAGAATCCTTCCTTCAACTCATCAGCATAACAGCAAAGCATGTTACAGGCTGTGGCCTTTTCTTCCATAACACTAGTTTTGATTCCAATTCTTTTGTCCCCAAGAGTGATGTTTGTCCCCAAGACTGATGGTCTCCATACTATAATAGTATAATGAATAAACAAAACTTAGTTGGATTTATCTTGCCTAAGTAAAATTATCTATATAGAGGAAGGTCTGTTGGACAGTCCAACCTGAAGATTACCACTGTCAACATCACCCTTTGTACTAGAGGAATCTTGCTGCTGAAAAGAAGTAGTTGACGAAGCTTGTGCACCAGCTCTTTCTTGAATTTGCTTTTCAAGCTCTACTTTTTTGACAGCTAGGAGATGTTTCCTTTCTTCAGAAAGAATACCTTTGTCCCCAGTCATTATTGCACTCTCAGTTCCCTTGGAGAATGACGTAGCTTCCAGAGATTTTCCAGTGGCTAAATGAGCCTTCCATGTATCAGCACCCACTGATGCTGACCCTGACCCTGATCCTAAAGCTATCCAGCCATCACAAACCCACCTTTTCTTCTCGCTCTCTGTGGAATTCTGACAAACACCTCGCAGACAGAGAAATTTAATATTCTTGGTAGGAGTATTCAATTCAATGCTCAACAAATTGGAGTTCCttcacataaagcttgccatctcTGTGTCTGTAACAAAACCCTAAATTGTTTTCAGAACAGAACAGATACAATGGCAAGAGAATCAATGTTATCGGAAGGGACGACGGAGCATACCTGAATCAACGGCGACGAGAAGA is a genomic window of Arachis ipaensis cultivar K30076 chromosome B06, Araip1.1, whole genome shotgun sequence containing:
- the LOC107647901 gene encoding uncharacterized protein LOC107647901 isoform X1 is translated as MTGDKGILSEERKHLLAVKKVELEKQIQERAGAQASSTTSFQQQDSSSTKGDVDSVWRPSVLGTNITLGDKRIGIKTSVMEEKATACNMLCCYADELKEGFFPWIDQVRLGTL
- the LOC107647901 gene encoding uncharacterized protein LOC107647901 isoform X2 — translated: MTGDKGILSEERKHLLAVKKVELEKQIQERAGAQASSTTSFQQQDSSSTKGDVDSGNLQYGDHQSWGQTSLLGTKELESKLVLWKKRPQPVTCFAVMLMS